One region of Brassica napus cultivar Da-Ae chromosome A10, Da-Ae, whole genome shotgun sequence genomic DNA includes:
- the LOC106419183 gene encoding transcription repressor OFP13: MGKKKMMKLSSLFRGVSGGLLAVPLCYNAKTLSFRVGDDMIKTVNSVFFDNNGGGGGDVLEAERPESWFTNSSETASHSTESDQDLDAESLEMVVRGVVRSERLFFDPGVTCSILEKSKSECDSKSKAAAAVISEDRDCSSIYTPPIEDISVPVAMESDDPYGDFRRSMEEMVRSHGELAKDWRSLEAMLAWYLRMNGKRSHGVIVSAFVDLLSGLSDSGAGAGASSVSDSARYSTAVSSLPTSPLCSSSRGQTEIEEEERRSC, encoded by the coding sequence atggggaagaagaagatgatgaagctctcttctctcttcagAGGCGTCTCCGGTGGATTACTGGCGGTTCCTCTCTGCTACAATGCCAAGACTCTTTCGTTCCGAGTCGGCGACGACATGATCAAGACTGTTAACTCTGTCTTCTTCGACAACaatggcggaggaggaggagatgtgTTAGAAGCCGAAAGGCCTGAGTCGTGGTTCACGAACTCGTCCGAGACGGCGAGTCACTCAACCGAGTCGGATCAAGACCTCGACGCTGAATCGTTGGAGATGGTTGTTAGAGGAGTCGTTAGATCGGAGCGGCTGTTCTTCGATCCGGGAGTCACCTGCTCGATCCTCGAGAAATCGAAATCGGAATGCGATTCGAAATCCAAGGCCGCGGCGGCGGTTATATCGGAGGATCGGGATTGTAGTAGTATCTACACGCCGCCGATCGAGGACATCAGCGTCCCGGTGGCGATGGAGTCCGACGATCCGTACGGAGATTTCCGGCGATCGATGGAGGAGATGGTGAGGAGCCACGGCGAGCTGGCGAAGGATTGGCGGAGCTTGGAGGCGATGCTCGCGTGGTACTTGAGGATGAACGGGAAGAGGAGCCACGGCGTGATCGTGAGCGCATTCGTCGATCTCCTCTCGGGGCTCTCTGACTCCGGAGCCGGAGCCGGAGCGTCGTCGGTGTCTGACTCGGCTCGTTACTCAACCGCCGTATCTTCTTTGCCGACGTCGCCGTTATGTTCGTCGTCTCGAGGTCAGACGGagatcgaagaagaagagagacgaAGCtgttaa
- the LOC111201339 gene encoding zinc finger CCCH domain-containing protein 53, whose amino-acid sequence MAQRILRDHEDNGCERSDFPILCQSCLGDNPYLRMALANFDKECKVCTRPFTVFRWRPGRSSRYKKTEICQTCSKLKNVCQVCILDLEHGLPVQVRDTTLNITSDDSNDTLLNFQRSEPNYENNQPHVCSFNTIGKCTRGAGCAFRHEMPKTGELSHQNIKDRYYGKNDPVAMKLLRKAAEMSTLEPPEDESTKTLYIGRLNSGTILEHAITWKYQEGSVAQSGLLPPTMQHLYNMHSAPPNQDNPFYPSMDPQRMGGLSTSENNGASSYLMSPHQPYTQPPY is encoded by the exons ATGGCTCAGAGAATACTAAGAGATCATGAAGATAATGGATGTGAACGATCCGATTTCCCAATCCTCTGCCAATCTTGCCTCGGTGACAATCCTTACTTGCGAATG GCACTAGCGAATTTTGACAAGGAATGCAAGGTATGTACACGGCCTTTCACGGTGTTTAGGTGGCGACCTGGCCGGAGTTCTAGATACAAGAAAACCGAAATCTGTCAGACTTGCTCTAAGCTGAAGAACGTATGCCAAGTCTGTATTCTTGATCTTGAGCATGGTCTTCCAGTTCAAGTCAGAGACACGACACTTAACATTACTAGCGATGACTCTAATGATACTCTTCTGAACTTTCAAAGAAGTGAAccaaactatgaaaataaccaGCCACATGTTTGCAGTTTCAACACCATTGGTAAGTGTACAAGAGGTGCCGGATGCGCATTCAGGCATGAGATGCCCAAGACAGGAGAGTTATCACACCAAAACATAAAAGATCGTTATTATGG AAAAAACGATCCAGTTGCGATGAAACTGCTTCGAAAAGCCGCTGAGATGAGCACTTTGGAACCACCAGAGGATGAAAGCACCAAAACGCTTTACATCGGTCGACTTAACTCTGGAACGATCCTCGAGCATGCCATAACTTGGAAGTACCAAGAAGGCAGTGTGGCTCAGAGTGGTTTACTACCTCCAACAATGCAGCATCTGTACAATATGCACTCAGCACCACCTAACCAGGACAACCCTTTTTACCCATCAATGGACCCGCAGAGAATGGGTGGTTTAAGCACCAGTGAGAACAATGGAGCTTCTTCTTACCTGATGTCTCCACACCAGCCATACACACAACCACCATATTGA